In Candidatus Woesearchaeota archaeon, the genomic stretch GACGATGTTTACGCAGCTTCCTATAATCCTTTGGGTCTTTTCCCTGTCTTCTTTGATCAATTTCCACGGCTCGCTGTCCTGGAAATACTTATTGCCTATGGAACTTACTTTCAGGATATTCTGTACAGCGCTTTTGAAATTGACATCATTATAATCTGCCTTAATCTGCTCTGTTATCCTTATTATCCCGCCAAACAGCTTTTCATCCTCTTCAATAGCAGTGAATTCGGAACCGAAATTTTTTTCCAAATACGACAGGGTTCTGTAACAGAAATTTCCTATATTTGCAACTAACTCATTGTTTACAGAATTCCTGAAATCCTTGAAATCAAGGTCGATATCGGACATTTTCCTGCTGAGCAATTTGGCATAATAATACCTAAGGTACTCTGGATTGTATTTTTTCAGGAAATCCCTGGCTGTCAGGAATGTGCCCCTGCTCTTGGACATCTTTTCCCCGTTTACTGTCAAGAAGCCGTGTACAACTTCCATCTCAGGCAGATTAAAGCCGGATTCCATCAACATAGCAGGCCAAAACAGGAAATGGAAGTAAATTATATCCTTGCCAATGAAATGAATAATTGCTGATTCATCATTTTTCCAATAATCCTTCTCAGCATCCAAGTTATTTTGTTTACAATAATTCTGAGTAGAAGCAATATAGCCAATGGGAGCGTCAAGCCATACATAGTAATATTTATCCGCCTCACCGGGTATCTTAAAGCCGAAGTAAGGGCCGTCCCTACTTATGTCCCAGTCCTGCAGGCCTTCCTTTATCCATGTTCTCACGGAATTGACTATCTTGGGCTGCAGCTTTTTGTTTCCTGTAAGCCATTTGTCTATCTTGCCTGACAGGGCGCTCAGCCTGAAAAAATAGTGCTCGCTTTTTTTCCTTATCGGCTTTGTTTTCGAGATAGTCGAGTAAGGGCTGATTAAGTCTGTCGGCTTGTATGTTGCGTTGCATTTCTCGCAGACGTCCCCGTACTGGTCTTTCGCGCCGCATTTTGGGCATTCTCCCTTTACGTAACGGTCGGGAAGAAACCTCTGCTGTTTCTCATCGAAGAAATTCTCGACTTCTTTTTTATAGATGAGGCCTTTTTCTTTCAGCGCATTGAAAATCTGATCTGCATATTTTTTGTTTTCACTGCTGTTTGTCGAATAATAGGAGTCGAAGCTGATCAGGAATGAATTGAAGTCTTCCAGGTGCTCCTTATGGAACCTTTCTATTAATTGTTCTGGCTTAATTCCCATCTCATCAGCCTTTATCTGGATTGGCGTTCCGTGGGTATCGTCAGCGCAGCAATAAACAGCGTTTTTACCTGTTAATTTCAAGAAGCGCACGAATATGTCTGTCTGGATGTACTCCACCAGGTGGCCTAAATGGATTGAGCCGTTAGCGTATGGTAGCGCTGACGTAACCAGGATTCTTTTTTTATCAGCTGCCATAGCCATCCAGAACAGAACATAATTTATAAATATTGCTGTTAAAGAAAATTTAATGCAAAAAACATATAATAAAACAGAACAAACAATGCACAAAATAATATATGGAAATTATTTCTTCGTAGCCTTCATCTTTTTAGTGAGGCCTATTTCCCCGCCGCATTGCCCGCACCTGAACACATATGAAGGAACTCCCTTAAAATTTTTTCTCTTATAATCTGTTGTTGCCTCCCCTTCGTTTCCGCAGTAGGGGCATTTGTACTGGACATTCATGGTAAGGGTAGGCTCGAATTCCTCTTTGGAAACATTGTAGCCGCATTCAGGACAAGCATATTCCTTTGCACGAATTTTGACTTTTCCTTTTTCGACCGGCTTCCCCATCTTTGCTTTGCTGCATTCCGGGCAATCCGGCTTGAGAACCCATGCAACGGCGTTTCCGCCATTATCCAGCGATCTTCTTGTAAAATAAAAGCATTCGTCCATTGATTCAGGCATTTCCATTTTATCACCTTATTTTATTGTTTTATCCGGATATCTTTTAGATTGAAATTAAAAAAAAATAATAACTGCAGGCGGACAAACCTTTGATTTGCTGTAATGACCGCCCTGTAAGGGACAACCCCCGGGCATTCTGCGTTTTTTGAATTTCTTTATAATCTCTTTACCTCAATACTTATCGCGTCAGCATTGACACGAATGTATCTGGGGCATTCTGTGTATTGGTAACTGTTTTTTCGGCAGTAATTTATAATTCTTTCCCTTTCATTAGGGCTATTGAATTTTATTATAACGTTTATGCCCCTTTTCTCTTTATGCATGATTTCCATGTCTTCTAAATCCTTTTTAATCCTGTTGTGGTGCTTTTCAAACAGCCTGAGCCTTTCTGGCAGGCTTTGGAGCCTGAAGGAAAGCTTTTTTATTCTGCTCCTGTCGAACTCGTCCTCTACGCCTGCTTTTGAATATTCTTTGTCATCGAAAGCAATAAACCCGCCGTATTCCAGGCTTACAGGCTTGTCCTCGCCGAAGCTTCCTATTATTATGTCGCCGAATTTTGCTGTTTCGGTGCCTATAGAGCCTGAGGCGTCATTTATCAACAGCGCATTCTTCTGCCTGCACATGGCATTTAAAAGGCCGACCGGCTGCTCTGCAAAATAGCCGGAAAGGGAATTTACAAGCAGGACTGATTCACTATCGAGATGCTTTGAAAGCTCATTTGGCTCGATTATTCCGAAATCTGTCTTCAGCTTAATCAGCTGCATTTTCAGCTTCTGAGGATACTGAAGGTATGTAATCCAGCCGCCCTGGTCTTGTATAATGACCTTTTTCTTGTCCATTGCTTTGGCAATTTTTAATGCAAGGAGAACTGACTTGTTGCCTCTCGGAGTCAGATAGATGTATCTTTTTCCTGTGTAGCGGCTTAAGAGCATGGCTGGATTCATATAACACCTGAATTAAGGAAAGTTTAAAAACATTATTATAAAACAATTCCTAATGACTTACTACGACGAAATCTCAAAGGGCTATGAAGAGCTGCATAAGGAAGAGCAGCTTAAGAAGGTTGGGTTGATTAAGAGCATTATAAAAATAAATCCAGGTAATAAGCTGCTTGATGTTGGCTGCGGTACAGGGCTTACCACAGAGCCATGGAATTGCAGAAGATACGGCATTGATCCCGCATCCAGGCTGATTGCCAGGGCAAGGCAAAAGCACAGGATTGAATATAAAGTTGCGCCTGCGGAAAACATCCCTTATCCTGACAATTACTTTGACTGGGTTATTTCTATAACTGCAATCCAGAATTTTGAAGATATAGAAAAAGGGCTAAAAGAGATAAGAAGAGTTGGGAAAGGAAGATTTGTTCTTACAGCGCTGAAAAGGAGCAGGAAGATTGAAAGAATATGCGGGCTGATATATAGATATTTTAATATAAGGGAGGAAATTGAGGAAGACAAGGATTTGATATTTATTGCTTAAAAATTGCCGAAGCCATTAATCAGGCTGGCATTACCCATGAAGCAAGCTCCCTTTTCGAAAACTTTAATAATGGCTATTGCCCTAAAATTCAAAAATGAGGGGAATTTATTTTTTACTGCTTGCTCTGATTCTGGCGGGCTGCATATATGAAACTCCGCAGTCCAGCCAACTTAGTGGCGGCAATTTTGACTCTACAGATGATTTGTACAGTGAAGAGACCAGTGAAGCCAGGGATTTGGGAAGGTCTGAGCTGGAGAGTGATTATCCTTTCAAATACATCATAAAGGGAGTGGAGAATATTTTTGATGAATGCGGCGGCTGCCTTGATTACGTTGCAGCCTCAGGCATAGCAATGAGAAGATTTGACAGTGAAATGGGATATCCGTTTATAGCGTCTTTGTCAGGGGCGCTGAGACTGGATAACAGGCAGGAATCTGTTGAGGAATTTTTTAACAACAGGATTGCTAATTACGGGTTTAGGATAGTTGCATCGGGAGAATTCGCAGGCATAGAAACCGAGCCTGTTGATAATCAGGAAACCTACATCAAATCTATTCTAAACACGGATATCGTGCCTGCTGTCTGTATAGACAGATATGCTATTTATGAAGACCAGCTTTTGAGGTATAATGAGGCTGCATTTAACAGGAGCCATGAAAAAATATTTGTTTCTGCTGTCGGCTATGATGCAAATAAGGACATCTTTATCAATGATCCAACTGTTTTAGGCTTGAAAGCATCTTACCAAAATACAGGGTTTGACAGATTCATGGACGGCTGGCGGGATTGCGGCTATTTTTCTGCTTATTTTTATCCTGACAGCTATGCAGTCAGCGAAGAAGAATCCCTCAGGATAATAAAAGATGATATTTTAGCAAGCCATGAAGATATTGGCAGGGATGAGCTAAAGAAAGGATATGCTACCAGGCATTTGCTGTATCTTTACCTCAGGGATATTGATATGGACATGGCTTTGCGGATGAAATACTCTTCCTTAATTTTCAGGCATATCACGGAAGAAAAGGAAAATTTTAATAAGGGGATAAATGAAATAATTGAAATTGAAAGAGAGGCAGTTCAAGAAATAAAATGAATCCGTTGAAAGCCTTTATCCTGGTCTTACTAAAATCATTAAATCCTAAATATTACATGGACTTGCTGGATAAGGATTTTTCAAAGAGCATAAAATATTTTTGCTCCCTGCTTTTGTTTTCTTTTTTATTGATGGCTTTTCTTGCTGTTCCTAGCCTGCTGATAATCAAGTCTAACATGGATAAACAGGTTTTGGACATATCCAAGCTGAAGATTAGTGCAGATTTCGAGACTGCAGAACCGATACATATCCCGGAAAACAGCCCGATAATCACTTTGGACACTTCAGGAAGCGAGACACTGGATGAAGAGGCATTTCTTATAACAGACAAATATATACTGTATAACCTTCTCGGCAGGAAAGGCGAAATCGGAAGCACTGAATTTGATTTTACTAAGGACAGGGAAAATTTTAAGAATAAACTGCTGATAGTGCTGCTGGCTTTTCTGCCAAGCATATTCTTTTTCTATTATATTGCATACGGGCTGAAATATCTCCTGATTTTACTGATGGTTTCCTTTCTTGGCTATGCTTTTTCCCATACAACCAAAAATAAGCTTAGATTTACCGATTCGCTGAAGCTTTCATTTTATACATGCACATGGATGGTGCTGATAGAAATCCTGAGCATACCTTTTTTTGTGAAGAGCTACCTGCTGGCGTACACCCCCCTGATAGGGCTGCATTTTTCTGTTTTGGCGATTACAGCATATCTGACTGTTTATGTGACCTCTGTCAGGATGTATACAAGAAGATAGATTTGGGCTTTATCTCAATATTAAGAAAATTGAAGCAGTTTTTTTAGTTAGTCATTACAAATAACAGAGTTTAATAAATTTTTCTGATTTTCTTCAGTCCACTTTATCTTACAATAAATTTAAAAATAAAGCCCTTATTATCTGATTATGAAAATCACTATATCGGGATTGGCCGGCTCGGGGAAAAGCACTGTGGCCAAATTACTGGCTGAAAGGCTGAACTATGAATACTATTCCCTGGGGCAACTGATGAGGGAAATTGCCAAAGAAAGAAAATCAACTATAATGGAGCTGTCCAGGAAAGCAGAAAAAGATGATTCTATTGACAGGCAGCTGGATGAGAAGCAAAAGGGTATTGGCAGGAAAAGCGATAATTTTGTCATGGATTCGAGGCTTGGATTTCATTTCATTCCCGACTCTTTCAAGATTTTCCTTGATGTTGATGTGAAAGAGG encodes the following:
- the metG gene encoding methionine--tRNA ligase, encoding MAMAADKKRILVTSALPYANGSIHLGHLVEYIQTDIFVRFLKLTGKNAVYCCADDTHGTPIQIKADEMGIKPEQLIERFHKEHLEDFNSFLISFDSYYSTNSSENKKYADQIFNALKEKGLIYKKEVENFFDEKQQRFLPDRYVKGECPKCGAKDQYGDVCEKCNATYKPTDLISPYSTISKTKPIRKKSEHYFFRLSALSGKIDKWLTGNKKLQPKIVNSVRTWIKEGLQDWDISRDGPYFGFKIPGEADKYYYVWLDAPIGYIASTQNYCKQNNLDAEKDYWKNDESAIIHFIGKDIIYFHFLFWPAMLMESGFNLPEMEVVHGFLTVNGEKMSKSRGTFLTARDFLKKYNPEYLRYYYAKLLSRKMSDIDLDFKDFRNSVNNELVANIGNFCYRTLSYLEKNFGSEFTAIEEDEKLFGGIIRITEQIKADYNDVNFKSAVQNILKVSSIGNKYFQDSEPWKLIKEDREKTQRIIGSCVNIVKILGIAAQPILPDFFEKLRKQLDIKDLGWKDVNFSLKKHKTGRPEILFEKMELAEQESFPLNLRVAEIMQAENHPDADKLYILKVDLGAEKRQLVAGLKSHYKKEELKGKKIVVVSNLKPAKLRGIKSEGMLLAAEDRENVGLLTVDAKPGTGITVENHTTLSSQIKYGDFTRVKLKAVHGKAFFKGIPLKAGSKEVLVEKVKQGKIR
- a CDS encoding methyltransferase domain-containing protein, whose product is MTYYDEISKGYEELHKEEQLKKVGLIKSIIKINPGNKLLDVGCGTGLTTEPWNCRRYGIDPASRLIARARQKHRIEYKVAPAENIPYPDNYFDWVISITAIQNFEDIEKGLKEIRRVGKGRFVLTALKRSRKIERICGLIYRYFNIREEIEEDKDLIFIA
- a CDS encoding DUF1189 domain-containing protein, with product MNPLKAFILVLLKSLNPKYYMDLLDKDFSKSIKYFCSLLLFSFLLMAFLAVPSLLIIKSNMDKQVLDISKLKISADFETAEPIHIPENSPIITLDTSGSETLDEEAFLITDKYILYNLLGRKGEIGSTEFDFTKDRENFKNKLLIVLLAFLPSIFFFYYIAYGLKYLLILLMVSFLGYAFSHTTKNKLRFTDSLKLSFYTCTWMVLIEILSIPFFVKSYLLAYTPLIGLHFSVLAITAYLTVYVTSVRMYTRR
- a CDS encoding AAA family ATPase; this encodes MKITISGLAGSGKSTVAKLLAERLNYEYYSLGQLMREIAKERKSTIMELSRKAEKDDSIDRQLDEKQKGIGRKSDNFVMDSRLGFHFIPDSFKIFLDVDVKEAAKRVHRHDRTEEKYNNLDEASEHLERRMQSEKRRYEQYYDIEFPLKEHFDLVIDTTDRKPGEIVGIILEKIKER